Proteins encoded by one window of Streptomyces sp. ALI-76-A:
- a CDS encoding sugar ABC transporter permease, whose translation MSADTTTPAKVPPPRQAPPPPAVARKPPGKRPSTGVHVPWLLLAPCLLILALVLGYPLVRLVTLSFQKFGQSQLWGFQPAESVGLDNFTKVLGDGEFWAVVVRTIVFAAGCVIFTMVIGMLVALLLQRVSGWVKVLINIALVASWGMPIIVATTVFKWLFDADYGILNALLSRLPGVDLIGHNWFASGPQGLAVIMLLVVWGAVPFVVITLSAGLTQVPKELEEAARLDGAGAWNVFRYVTLPILKPIIVMLTTLSVIWDMGVFPQVFVMRNGHPEAEFQLLTTYSYDRAFVVNDYAQGSAIALLTVVLLLGVVAVYMRQMLKIGDVE comes from the coding sequence ATGAGTGCCGACACGACCACCCCTGCCAAGGTGCCGCCGCCGCGGCAGGCACCGCCACCACCGGCCGTCGCGAGGAAGCCACCCGGGAAACGGCCCTCGACCGGGGTCCACGTGCCCTGGCTGCTGCTCGCCCCCTGTCTCCTGATCCTCGCCCTGGTCCTCGGCTATCCCCTGGTCCGCCTGGTCACCCTCTCCTTCCAGAAGTTCGGGCAGTCCCAGCTGTGGGGCTTCCAGCCGGCCGAGTCGGTCGGGCTCGACAACTTCACCAAGGTGCTGGGCGACGGCGAGTTCTGGGCGGTCGTCGTCCGGACCATCGTCTTCGCGGCCGGCTGCGTGATCTTCACGATGGTCATCGGCATGCTCGTCGCGCTGCTGCTCCAGCGCGTCTCCGGCTGGGTGAAGGTCCTCATCAACATCGCGCTGGTGGCCAGTTGGGGCATGCCGATCATCGTCGCCACCACGGTCTTCAAGTGGCTGTTCGACGCGGACTACGGCATCCTCAACGCGCTGCTCAGCAGGTTGCCCGGCGTCGACCTCATCGGCCACAACTGGTTCGCGAGCGGACCGCAGGGCCTGGCCGTGATCATGCTGCTGGTGGTCTGGGGTGCCGTGCCCTTCGTCGTGATCACCCTGAGCGCCGGTCTCACCCAGGTCCCCAAGGAACTGGAGGAGGCGGCCCGGCTGGACGGCGCGGGCGCCTGGAACGTCTTCCGGTACGTCACGCTCCCCATCCTCAAGCCGATCATCGTGATGCTCACGACCCTGTCGGTCATCTGGGACATGGGTGTCTTCCCGCAGGTCTTCGTGATGCGCAACGGCCACCCGGAGGCCGAGTTCCAGCTGCTCACCACCTACTCCTACGACCGCGCCTTCGTGGTCAACGACTACGCGCAGGGCTCGGCCATCGCCCTGCTCACCGTGGTGCTGCTGCTCGGCGTGGTCGCCGTCTACATGCGTCAGATGCTGAAGATCGGAGACGTCGAATGA
- a CDS encoding extracellular solute-binding protein has translation MKRKLIAAIGIAGMMVSIAACGDDSGSGGSDKSGADAKELTVWLTVDAQNNWPELVKAADAAVKKKHPGIRIEHEYYGWPDKNTKLDAVLATDKVPDVVEMGNTEMLGYMVKGAFAPLDPAQFDNSAAWLDGLKASVTYQDKTYGVPYYAGGRVANWRKDLFASAGVKSTPKTYAELTAALDKVQKQEGDKFSAWYQPTRDWYAAMSFVYDAGGSIAVESGGEWKGNLSSPESVKGLTAFKNVVDRYMHGDKTKDESDRYIVYGQGKSGMIFGAAWEGATSEDPKNDKSGKLKGNLENFVMPGPSGKNLPVFLGGSDLAVPVKSDAQAVAAEWINAFTGPSGQQGLMAKGNLPNNKTDLATLKKDPKTAVPATAAESNWFVPMAPGWGQVEKAQILQTMLQNIGTGKKSVEAAAKEADAAIDKVINVK, from the coding sequence GTGAAGCGCAAGCTGATAGCCGCGATCGGTATCGCGGGCATGATGGTCTCCATCGCGGCATGTGGGGACGACAGCGGCAGCGGGGGCTCGGACAAGAGCGGGGCCGACGCCAAGGAACTGACCGTCTGGCTCACCGTCGACGCGCAGAACAACTGGCCGGAGCTGGTGAAGGCCGCCGACGCCGCCGTGAAGAAGAAGCACCCCGGCATCAGGATCGAGCACGAGTACTACGGCTGGCCGGACAAGAACACCAAGCTCGACGCCGTCCTCGCCACCGACAAGGTCCCCGACGTGGTCGAGATGGGCAACACCGAGATGCTCGGCTACATGGTCAAGGGCGCCTTCGCGCCCCTCGACCCGGCGCAGTTCGACAACTCCGCCGCCTGGCTGGACGGCCTCAAGGCCTCGGTGACGTACCAGGACAAGACGTACGGCGTGCCCTACTACGCGGGCGGTCGCGTCGCCAACTGGCGCAAGGACCTGTTCGCCTCGGCGGGCGTCAAGTCCACGCCGAAGACCTACGCCGAGCTGACCGCCGCCCTGGACAAGGTCCAGAAGCAGGAGGGCGACAAGTTCAGCGCCTGGTACCAGCCCACCCGTGACTGGTACGCGGCCATGTCCTTCGTCTACGACGCCGGCGGCTCGATCGCCGTCGAGTCGGGCGGCGAGTGGAAGGGCAACCTCTCCTCGCCGGAGTCGGTCAAGGGCCTCACCGCGTTCAAGAACGTCGTCGACAGGTACATGCACGGCGACAAGACCAAGGACGAGTCCGACCGTTACATCGTCTACGGCCAGGGCAAGTCCGGCATGATCTTCGGCGCGGCCTGGGAGGGCGCGACCTCCGAAGACCCGAAGAACGACAAGAGCGGCAAGCTCAAGGGCAACCTCGAGAACTTCGTGATGCCCGGCCCGTCCGGCAAGAACCTCCCCGTCTTCCTGGGCGGCTCCGACCTCGCCGTGCCGGTGAAGTCGGACGCGCAGGCGGTCGCCGCCGAGTGGATCAACGCGTTCACCGGTCCGTCCGGCCAGCAGGGCCTGATGGCCAAGGGCAACCTGCCCAACAACAAGACCGACCTCGCCACCCTGAAGAAGGACCCGAAGACGGCGGTCCCGGCCACCGCGGCCGAGTCCAACTGGTTCGTCCCGATGGCACCGGGCTGGGGCCAGGTGGAGAAGGCGCAGATCCTGCAGACCATGCTGCAGAACATCGGCACCGGCAAGAAGTCGGTCGAGGCCGCCGCGAAGGAAGCGGACGCCGCGATCGACAAGGTCATCAACGTCAAGTGA
- the nagB gene encoding glucosamine-6-phosphate deaminase: MEVVIVPDAKAGGELVAGAMAQLLGRKPDALLGVATGSTPLPVYEALAAKVRSGAVDASRARIAQLDEYVGLPAEHPESYRSVLRREVLEPLGIGMDSFMGPDGTAADVQGACEAYDRALAGAGGVDLQLLGIGTDGHIGFNEPCSSLASRTRIKTLTEQTRVDNARFFDGDIAQVPHHVITQGIGTILEARHLVLLATGEGKADAVAATVEGPVAAVCPASALQLHPHATVVADEAAASKLKLADYFRHTFANKPDWQGI, from the coding sequence GTGGAAGTTGTCATCGTTCCGGATGCCAAGGCGGGCGGCGAACTCGTCGCCGGGGCCATGGCGCAGTTGCTCGGGCGCAAGCCCGACGCCCTGCTCGGTGTGGCCACCGGCTCGACGCCGCTGCCCGTCTACGAGGCGCTGGCGGCGAAGGTCCGCTCCGGTGCCGTGGACGCCTCGCGGGCGCGGATCGCGCAGCTCGACGAGTACGTGGGGCTGCCCGCCGAACACCCGGAGTCGTACCGTTCGGTGCTCCGGCGCGAGGTGCTGGAGCCGCTCGGGATCGGGATGGACTCGTTCATGGGGCCGGACGGGACGGCCGCGGACGTCCAGGGCGCGTGCGAGGCCTACGACCGGGCGCTCGCCGGGGCCGGCGGGGTGGACCTCCAGTTGCTGGGGATCGGGACCGACGGGCACATCGGGTTCAACGAGCCGTGCTCGTCGCTGGCCTCGCGGACCCGGATCAAGACGCTGACCGAGCAGACCCGGGTGGACAACGCGCGTTTCTTCGACGGAGACATCGCACAGGTCCCGCACCACGTGATCACGCAGGGCATCGGGACCATCCTGGAAGCCCGGCACCTGGTTCTTCTCGCGACCGGCGAGGGCAAGGCGGACGCGGTCGCGGCGACCGTGGAGGGGCCGGTCGCGGCGGTGTGCCCGGCCTCGGCCCTCCAGCTCCACCCGCACGCGACGGTGGTGGCCGACGAGGCCGCCGCCTCCAAGCTGAAGCTGGCGGACTACTTCCGGCACACGTTCGCCAACAAGCCGGACTGGCAGGGGATCTAG
- a CDS encoding carbon starvation CstA family protein: protein MRTANVRTIVVWTLVALVGAAGWSVLALSRGEEVSAAWMVAAALGSYTVAYRFYSKFIAYRVLKVDRTRATPAERLDNGIDFHPTDRRVLLGHHFAAIAGAGPLVGPVLAAQMGYLPGTIWIIVGVIFAGAVQDMVVLFFSTRRDGRSLGQMAREEIGPFGGAAALLAAFAIMIILLGVLALVIVNALAASPWGTFSIAMTIPIALLMGFYLRVLRPGRVTEVSLIGVALLLLALVSGRWVAESSWADTFTLAPSTLVVWLVAYGFIASILPVWMLLAPRDYLSTFMKIGTIVLLALGVVIALPTLRMDPVTDFASRGDGPVFAGSLFPFVFITIACGALSGFHSLISSGTTPKMIQKETQVRMIGYGSMLMESSVAVMALVAASVIDPGLYFAMNAPAGTIGTTVESASQVVTGWGYSITPAELARAAKDVEESTLLSRTGGAPTLAVGVSQIFSEVTGGGLKAFWYHFAIMFEALFILTALDAGTRVGRFMLQDMLGNVYRPFKNVSWKPGLVITSAAVCALWGYFLWVGVHEPLGGINQLFPVFGISNQLLAAVALAVCTTLLVKSGRLKWAWITGVPLAWDATVTLTASWQKVFSSDPKVGFFEQRSVFQDAIDRGEVLPPAKTMDDMHTVVTNSTVDGVLSAVLALLIVVVIADAGRVCVRHVRRPALSTLSEAPYVESEIVAPAGLFPTREEKEEERRAVGSGTGV from the coding sequence GTGCGTACCGCGAACGTCCGAACCATCGTCGTGTGGACCCTCGTCGCGCTCGTCGGCGCGGCGGGCTGGTCCGTGCTCGCGCTCTCCCGGGGCGAGGAGGTGTCGGCCGCCTGGATGGTGGCGGCGGCCCTCGGCTCGTACACCGTCGCCTACCGCTTCTACTCGAAGTTCATCGCGTACAGGGTGCTCAAGGTCGACCGGACGCGGGCCACCCCGGCGGAGCGGCTGGACAACGGCATCGACTTCCATCCCACCGACCGCCGGGTCCTGCTGGGCCACCACTTCGCGGCGATCGCCGGTGCCGGTCCGCTGGTCGGGCCGGTGCTGGCCGCGCAGATGGGCTATCTGCCGGGCACGATCTGGATCATCGTGGGCGTCATCTTCGCGGGCGCCGTCCAGGACATGGTGGTGCTGTTCTTCTCCACCCGCCGGGACGGCCGGTCGCTGGGCCAGATGGCACGGGAGGAGATCGGCCCGTTCGGCGGGGCGGCGGCGCTGCTCGCGGCCTTCGCCATCATGATCATCCTGCTCGGTGTGCTGGCCCTGGTCATCGTGAACGCCCTGGCCGCCTCGCCGTGGGGCACCTTCTCCATCGCGATGACGATCCCGATCGCCCTGCTGATGGGCTTCTACCTGCGCGTCCTGCGCCCCGGCCGGGTCACCGAGGTCTCGCTGATCGGGGTGGCGCTGCTGCTGCTCGCGCTGGTCTCCGGCCGCTGGGTCGCCGAGTCGTCGTGGGCGGACACCTTCACGCTCGCGCCCTCCACGCTGGTCGTCTGGCTGGTGGCGTACGGCTTCATCGCCTCGATCCTGCCGGTGTGGATGCTGCTGGCGCCCCGCGACTACCTCTCCACCTTCATGAAGATCGGCACGATCGTGCTGCTCGCGCTCGGGGTGGTGATCGCGCTGCCGACCCTGCGGATGGACCCGGTCACCGACTTCGCCTCGCGCGGCGACGGGCCGGTCTTCGCCGGGTCCCTGTTCCCGTTCGTCTTCATCACCATCGCCTGCGGAGCGCTGTCCGGCTTCCACTCGCTCATCTCGTCCGGTACGACGCCGAAGATGATCCAGAAGGAGACGCAGGTCCGGATGATCGGCTACGGCTCCATGCTGATGGAGTCGTCGGTCGCCGTGATGGCGCTGGTCGCGGCGAGCGTCATCGACCCGGGCCTGTACTTCGCGATGAACGCGCCGGCGGGCACGATCGGCACGACGGTGGAGAGCGCCTCGCAGGTGGTGACCGGCTGGGGCTACTCCATCACCCCCGCCGAACTCGCCCGGGCGGCCAAGGACGTCGAGGAGTCCACCCTGCTCTCCCGCACCGGCGGCGCGCCCACGCTCGCCGTCGGGGTCTCGCAGATCTTCTCCGAGGTGACGGGCGGGGGCCTGAAGGCCTTCTGGTACCACTTCGCGATCATGTTCGAGGCACTGTTCATCCTGACCGCGCTGGACGCCGGCACCCGCGTGGGCCGGTTCATGCTCCAGGACATGCTGGGCAACGTCTACCGGCCCTTCAAGAACGTCAGCTGGAAACCCGGGCTGGTCATCACGAGCGCGGCGGTGTGCGCCCTGTGGGGGTACTTCCTGTGGGTCGGCGTCCACGAACCCCTCGGCGGGATCAACCAGTTGTTCCCGGTCTTCGGCATCTCCAACCAGCTGCTCGCGGCGGTCGCCCTGGCCGTCTGCACGACCCTGCTGGTGAAGTCCGGGCGCCTCAAGTGGGCCTGGATCACCGGGGTTCCGCTCGCCTGGGACGCCACGGTCACGCTGACGGCGAGCTGGCAGAAGGTGTTCTCCAGTGACCCGAAGGTCGGCTTCTTCGAGCAGCGGTCCGTGTTCCAGGACGCGATCGACCGGGGCGAGGTGCTGCCGCCCGCCAAGACCATGGACGACATGCACACCGTGGTCACCAACTCCACGGTGGACGGCGTCCTGTCGGCCGTCCTCGCACTGCTGATCGTGGTGGTGATCGCCGACGCCGGCCGGGTGTGCGTCCGGCACGTGCGGCGCCCGGCGCTGTCGACGCTGAGCGAGGCGCCGTACGTCGAGTCGGAGATCGTCGCTCCGGCCGGGCTGTTCCCCACCCGCGAGGAGAAGGAGGAGGAGCGGCGTGCGGTCGGCTCTGGTACGGGCGTTTAG
- a CDS encoding YbdD/YjiX family protein, with product MRSALVRAFRGVRWYLRELTDESAYDRHVAHLRKGHPDARVPSRRDFERMRTDRQEKDPRQGFRCC from the coding sequence GTGCGGTCGGCTCTGGTACGGGCGTTTAGAGGAGTGCGCTGGTATCTGCGGGAGCTGACCGACGAGTCGGCGTACGACCGCCATGTCGCGCACCTGCGCAAGGGGCACCCGGACGCGCGGGTGCCCTCCCGGCGGGACTTCGAGCGGATGCGCACGGACCGGCAGGAGAAGGACCCCCGGCAGGGCTTCCGTTGCTGCTGA
- a CDS encoding GntR family transcriptional regulator codes for MSTDVSSAENEGGASVRTARVPKYYRLKRHLLDMTETQSPGTPVPPERTLAAEFDTSRTTVRQALQELVVEGRLERIQGKGTFVAKPKVSQALQLTSYTEDMRAQGLEPTSQLLDIGYITADDRLAGLLDITAGGRVLRIERLRMANGEPMAIETTHLSAKRFPALRRSLVKYTSLYTALAEVYDVRLAEAEETIETSLATPREAGLLGTDVGLPMLMLSRHSLDRQGQPVEWVRSVYRGDRYKFVARLKRPVE; via the coding sequence ATGAGCACCGACGTGAGCAGTGCGGAGAACGAGGGTGGGGCGAGTGTCCGTACCGCGCGCGTGCCCAAGTACTACCGCCTGAAAAGGCACCTCCTCGACATGACGGAGACGCAGTCGCCCGGCACCCCGGTGCCGCCCGAGCGCACCCTGGCCGCCGAGTTCGACACCTCGCGCACCACCGTGCGCCAGGCGCTTCAGGAACTGGTCGTCGAGGGGCGCCTGGAGCGCATCCAGGGCAAGGGCACGTTCGTCGCCAAGCCGAAGGTCTCGCAGGCGCTGCAACTCACCTCGTACACCGAGGACATGCGCGCCCAGGGTCTCGAACCCACCTCGCAGCTGCTGGACATCGGCTACATCACCGCCGACGACCGGCTCGCCGGGCTGCTCGACATCACAGCCGGCGGCCGGGTGCTGCGCATCGAGCGGCTGCGCATGGCCAACGGCGAGCCCATGGCCATCGAGACCACCCACCTGAGCGCCAAGCGCTTCCCGGCGCTGCGTCGCAGCCTGGTGAAGTACACCTCCCTGTACACGGCCCTGGCCGAGGTCTACGACGTCCGTCTCGCCGAGGCCGAGGAGACCATCGAGACCTCGCTGGCCACCCCACGCGAGGCCGGCCTGCTCGGCACCGACGTCGGCCTGCCGATGCTGATGCTGTCCCGGCACTCGCTGGACCGGCAGGGACAGCCGGTGGAGTGGGTGCGCTCGGTCTACCGGGGCGACCGGTACAAGTTCGTGGCCCGGCTGAAGCGGCCCGTCGAGTAG
- a CDS encoding DUF3311 domain-containing protein, which translates to MSDAPEVRPPVVTPARVVIGLCLVAPFVAMLWVGSYAKTDPTFIGIPFFYWYQMAWVVISTALTMIAYQLWQRDQRTRAAARSTDGGAST; encoded by the coding sequence ATGTCAGATGCGCCTGAAGTGAGGCCACCGGTGGTGACACCGGCACGTGTGGTGATCGGCCTCTGTCTCGTCGCGCCGTTCGTGGCGATGCTGTGGGTGGGCTCGTACGCCAAGACCGATCCCACGTTCATCGGCATACCGTTCTTCTACTGGTACCAGATGGCCTGGGTGGTCATCTCCACCGCGCTGACGATGATCGCGTACCAGCTGTGGCAGCGTGACCAGCGCACCCGCGCCGCCGCCCGGTCCACGGACGGGGGTGCGTCCACATGA
- a CDS encoding carbohydrate ABC transporter permease, with product MSPVAEPRRKSRLGWNLLGLLVFVTAGFPVYWMLNTAFKPAKDAIDPDPSLLPTGLTLSNFSRALDIADFWGPVGRSLVVSLAVVVIGMIVGMLAALAISRFAFRGRKIVIVGILAVQMVPLVAMIIPVFLLLNDLGQYDRLTGLIITYLTFILPFTVWTLRGFIVNIPKELEEAAMVDGCSRTSAFVRVVFPLLAPGMVATSVYGFIQAWNEYLYALMLLSQKNQTATVWLGNFTTKHGTEYAPMMAGATLMAVPIVVLFLLVQRKMAAGLTAGAVKG from the coding sequence ATGAGTCCTGTGGCTGAGCCGCGCCGGAAGTCCCGGCTCGGCTGGAACCTGCTCGGCCTCCTCGTCTTCGTCACCGCCGGCTTCCCCGTCTACTGGATGCTCAACACGGCGTTCAAGCCGGCCAAGGACGCCATCGACCCGGACCCGAGCCTGCTGCCGACGGGCCTGACCCTGTCCAACTTCAGCCGCGCGCTGGACATCGCGGACTTCTGGGGGCCGGTCGGCCGCAGCCTGGTCGTCTCCCTCGCGGTGGTCGTGATCGGCATGATCGTCGGCATGCTGGCCGCGCTCGCCATCTCCCGGTTCGCCTTCCGCGGCCGCAAGATCGTGATCGTCGGCATCCTGGCGGTCCAGATGGTCCCGCTGGTCGCGATGATCATCCCGGTCTTCCTGCTCCTCAACGACCTGGGCCAGTACGACCGGCTGACCGGCCTGATCATCACCTACCTGACCTTCATCCTCCCGTTCACCGTGTGGACGCTGCGTGGCTTCATCGTCAACATCCCGAAGGAACTGGAGGAGGCGGCGATGGTCGACGGTTGCAGCCGCACCAGCGCCTTCGTCCGGGTCGTCTTCCCGCTGCTCGCCCCCGGCATGGTCGCCACCTCGGTCTACGGCTTCATCCAGGCCTGGAACGAGTACCTGTACGCCCTGATGCTGCTCAGCCAGAAGAACCAGACCGCGACCGTCTGGCTCGGCAACTTCACCACCAAGCACGGCACCGAATACGCGCCGATGATGGCCGGAGCCACCCTGATGGCCGTGCCGATCGTCGTCCTCTTCCTCCTCGTCCAGCGCAAGATGGCCGCGGGTCTGACCGCGGGCGCCGTGAAGGGATAA
- a CDS encoding glycoside hydrolase family 3 protein, whose amino-acid sequence MTTFASGTGTLTRDALTVLQPGFTGTTAPDWLLRRLGEGLASVGLFGRNIASPDQLSALTAQLRAECDDVLVAIDEEGGDVTRLEVRTGSGFPGNHALGAVDDVELTREVARALGHRLAACGVNFNWAPSADVNSNPDNPVIGVRSFGATPGLVARHTAAYVTGLQSAGVAACTKHFPGHGDTAVDSHHALPRIDADASVLYDRELVPFRAAIAAGTRAVMTAHIVVPALDPDRPATLSRRILTDLLRGELGYEGLIVTDGMEMQAIAGTYGIERGSVLALAAGADAICVGGGLADDETVRRLRDALVSAVRSGELAEERLADAADRVRSLARWTASASGRGSGAGNGAVSGAGVPPATADVGLRAARRALRLTGAEDFAPLTEAPYVAALTPVANIAVGDETPWGVAAELARLLPGTETGTFTDEQAGPGVLAAAGPRRIVAVVRDEHRHPWMAAALDTLLSSRPDTIVIEMGLPQATPRGALHIATHGAARVCGLAAAEIIAAEADAGEAVAGV is encoded by the coding sequence ATGACGACATTCGCCAGCGGTACCGGCACCCTGACGCGCGACGCGCTCACCGTGCTCCAGCCCGGCTTCACCGGCACCACCGCCCCCGACTGGCTGCTGCGCCGCCTCGGCGAGGGCCTCGCCTCGGTCGGCCTGTTCGGCCGCAACATCGCCTCGCCCGACCAGCTGTCCGCCCTGACCGCCCAGTTGCGCGCCGAATGTGACGACGTACTGGTCGCGATCGACGAGGAGGGCGGAGACGTCACCCGCCTGGAGGTGCGCACGGGCTCCGGCTTCCCCGGCAACCACGCGCTGGGCGCGGTGGACGACGTGGAACTGACCCGGGAGGTGGCGCGCGCGCTCGGCCACCGTCTCGCGGCCTGCGGCGTCAACTTCAACTGGGCGCCGTCCGCCGACGTGAACTCCAACCCCGACAACCCGGTGATCGGCGTGCGGTCCTTCGGCGCCACCCCCGGCCTGGTCGCCCGGCACACCGCGGCCTACGTCACCGGCCTCCAGTCGGCGGGCGTCGCCGCCTGCACCAAGCACTTCCCGGGCCACGGCGACACGGCGGTCGACTCCCACCACGCGCTGCCCCGCATCGACGCGGACGCCTCGGTGCTGTACGACCGTGAACTGGTCCCCTTCCGCGCGGCGATCGCCGCCGGCACCCGGGCGGTCATGACCGCCCACATCGTGGTCCCGGCCCTGGACCCGGACCGCCCGGCCACCCTGTCCCGCCGGATCCTCACCGACCTGCTGCGCGGCGAACTCGGCTACGAGGGCCTGATCGTCACCGACGGCATGGAGATGCAGGCCATCGCCGGCACCTACGGCATCGAACGCGGCAGCGTCCTCGCCCTGGCGGCCGGCGCCGACGCCATCTGCGTGGGCGGCGGCCTCGCGGACGACGAGACGGTACGCCGCCTGCGCGACGCCCTCGTCTCCGCCGTGCGCTCCGGCGAACTCGCCGAGGAACGCCTCGCGGACGCGGCGGACCGGGTCCGGTCACTGGCCCGCTGGACGGCGTCGGCGAGCGGGCGGGGGAGCGGAGCGGGAAACGGAGCGGTGAGCGGGGCGGGGGTGCCCCCGGCCACCGCCGACGTCGGCCTCCGCGCCGCCCGCCGCGCGCTGCGCCTCACCGGCGCCGAGGACTTCGCCCCGCTCACCGAAGCGCCGTACGTCGCGGCCCTCACCCCGGTGGCGAACATCGCGGTCGGCGACGAGACCCCCTGGGGCGTGGCCGCGGAGCTGGCCCGCCTGCTCCCCGGCACGGAGACCGGGACCTTCACGGACGAGCAGGCCGGGCCCGGGGTGCTCGCGGCGGCCGGCCCGCGCCGCATCGTGGCCGTCGTCCGCGACGAACACCGGCACCCCTGGATGGCGGCGGCCCTCGACACGCTCCTGTCGTCCCGCCCCGACACGATCGTCATCGAGATGGGCCTGCCCCAGGCCACCCCCCGAGGCGCCCTCCACATCGCCACCCACGGCGCCGCCCGCGTCTGCGGCCTCGCGGCGGCGGAGATCATCGCCGCGGAGGCCGACGCGGGAGAGGCCGTCGCGGGGGTGTAG